TAGTTTGATGTTCTTATTCAATTGCAAGGAATTGTTTGTtccatttgtatttttaagccaacatttgttattttgtttgtattgtcattcaaattgaattttataataaaagtgtaTTTAATGAAGGACAATAATTGTAATTGGACAATGAGGAACaattgaaagattaaataaattagaataaattcaaaataatgctCCTAATAGTAACttactatttcttttatgaaataatttatttcttttgtgaaataatttaaatgacaaaggtcaagacGGGAAAATGGCCTCTCGCatggacgtcggattcgagaaatttgttgtccgatgggaatttttgaccgccgagggcggtcggtttttcgagccctgtcaGCTTTGGAGTAATTATAAAGTTGTGTTTTCTTGCTAACATGTATGAACCACAGGATTTTTGTTGCTGGTCAAGCAATAATTCATCCAAAAAGAGGAAAGTGGAGGAAAAAGAGTGTAAGCAATCCAAAAAGGGTTGCACATGTTAAAATAAACTGCATTACTTGCAAGTAAAAGTGTACAGAgcgcaaaataataataaaacaggacaccctgaataacttttaatctagtGATCAGATCTACTAGCACaaagattcaattttaatggtttaaagggTGACCTTaagtatgataattaattactgTTTTCTATAAATAAGCATGCACTTTTTTCAACGCATTTAGATTCCTgaccttcaaaaaaattaaaaattcgaaaagcaTATTAAACTCAAGGAGAACTATTCcactattttcattcaaattttgtactatgccacataaaataaatgacattgtttaaaatgttgtaaaaatttgcataccttacgaatcaaaatttttaaattgatattacttaaaattataaatatctacttaaagttattttttacatggatttgtctttggataaacgaattttacaaatgtaagcaaaaaattttcaaattgcttaAGTAGTTCTTAAGATgtggcaaaatttaaaattagactaCTCTCCTAACCAAACTGTTTGGATCATATTTTCCAGGCTGCTTTCCGTATATTGAGGGTCAGGAATCAAATTctgttgaataaaaatacatttctttgggggaaattgtaaattaattaattgaaagatgagtaaaatataaatgctggGTCAATAAACAAGACAAGGAGAGAGGGAAGctgaaataaaatgtgttaGCAATTTTAAAGGGAAGAGCACTttccatataaattttattagacacTAATCATTTAAAGCGATAACTTTTTATGCTCTTAAATTTCTAAGGcctaaaaatcttgtttttttttacttgtttaattctacaaaaataaacaatatatgaatttttttctttcattcattcattgttGTCAGCACAAAGCTTCATTAAAGATCATTGTTTCTTTATAGCATCAAAGGAACTTAGTGCTCTAAACCTTTTAANcaaacaaatcatttttaatttaaaaaaaattgagttagattaaaagaaaataaggaacatttctataaataatataagtttttcgaagcattacatttcttttcatatgaaatataataaattcatcatataactaaatttttactctgcaataaaagacttattttttccttttgataattttttcgattttctcACAAATGATAAGCCCTAATTAGAACACTTTGTTAAGCATCATTTTATAACATCTCGTTCCTATGCTCTGATTctgtgttttttaataatttcaagtatAGCACATaaggtgttaaaaaaaaattcgttaagatttaataaatgaacATTTCCATAAGAAGCCAAAAATTATCTCAATTCTTGATTGGGAACGTCTTGAGACATACTCTTTGTTAGCGTAAAAAAGAGATTTAGTGTTAACAAAGTATGTTTAAGGATGTTTCTGTTATTACAATTGAGTTGAAAGCTGAGGTAGAATTTCATTATTGTCAGTGAAGCGGGTTTCATTTGTGCGTAACCtaaattccaattattttcaACCGAGCCTTTTTTTAAGATGAATTTACATGATGCGAGTAGTACTTTGATTCCTGAGCAGTAAGTAGAAGAGTGATTCATAagatgattatttaatttaatttatttaatgatgttCTTAAGCAtgatattttattccaattctTAAATTGCAACAtgaattgtgttaaaaattgcaaaaatgtaGAGAACATTTCATTCTCTATGATGATATCAAGGTAATTAATCTAGGTGAGAGGATGacagtcatttaaaaaaaagaaattaaattgacttgctcattatatttaaaaacatgttttttttttaatttcctttagcATTCTTAATGATTCCTTCTATAAGGATGCAATGGAGCATGCTGCCAGCTATAACACCCGCCTTTGCTTGGAAAGGAAGATGAGGCTGCCTTTTCTTGATCAACAAACAGGAGTTGCTCAAAGCGATTGCGCTCTCTGGATGCACAAATGGCAAAGGATGCCGGGGAAAATTGACGGACAGCTGTATTCGTATCCTGCCAGGAGGTGGAAGAAAAAACGAAGACAGTAtctgatgaataatttttacctcACGCGTCGATTaaaagaagttgaaaataatgaatcagGTCAGTTGAATTGACTCACCATCATCTCATCTCATATCATTTATATCAGTgacattcatttatatttaaaaaaaaaaaaaagtgttcctactttgtaaagaaaattctaatacaataaaatcttttaaaaactaattcttcTGACTATTCTTTACTTATCAATCAAACACTAATTATTAccaatgttaaaaattgaagttaagtTTTTGCctcttgaataataaatttgtaggCATTATGTTTATCGGCCAAAAGATTTATCGATCAAAGTTCCGATATTAGAGTTGAGTTTGtcttaatttttcacatttaaattgaAGCTTAGTCTAAAATGGTAgttgtttcatataaaatttaaataaggtgactatttctattattaaaaattatgtaattttaatttatttattggaatgaGTTTAATATTGGGCATACTAATtgatcattaattattttaagtcgTAGAAAGTTTAAACTCCAAGTAgacttttatttgtttgttgcagtttcattatagattttttggtattaattaaacattaatttcttttaacattttaaatattagttggATTTTAGGGTTTTGTATTTggaaatagttaaaatactttattgtttatctttttatgttgatgtcattttgtatctttttgttagctatgtttattatttagggttagattttatattttttaatgtctttatttttttgggaGAAAGCTTCGTTAAATTTGAGTTGAAGTTTCTTAgatgttttcaaattatctaACATTATAAGACCACAAAAGTCTTAAGaaaccaaaatgtttttaaataatatattttttatgaataattaaatcaaaattttaaattttcttactacaaaaaattaaacgtttGTCTCAATTGAAATAATTGAGCATGATAATAATTACtacttattataatatataaatttatcattagggcttttttcttttgattaaaaattcttttggtaAAAATCAAGTTCTTCAATTTCTTTCTTCTATTTGCTACCTTATTTAAGTATCAATTACACAAATATCAACCTGTTTATCTTCAAAAAGAGAGTTAAAAGATATTaagttaagttttatattttaagtttgtcTTACAATTTGTTAGggttttttgcattatattaggAAATATTCGCTGAATTATATTAgtcttattatatttcaaaaaatattaatgattattgCAAGGAACAATTCAAGTTGGTCATTATATATGGATAAGTTTATATGAATGGGCattattactgaataaaaatttttcagcatTAGTTTAAGCGAAAACGAATGGTAATAATTgacacattaaaaaaaggacCCTATTAATGGAAATTTCCTGGTTTATATCAACCGCATCATTCTAAAAGCATGAGTTTGCTATCTTATTGATTGACAGATTTGTACTTTTGGCATGGTAGCAATAatgtataaagttttttattaaaaaaagatacaaaaattaatgagttaaacagacataattaaaataaaaatggttttgaaaaaagtctttttaacTAATATGCAAGTTATGTAAGataagaaatgtatattttttactatatatttgtAAACTGTGTGAGATAACTTTAATAACCATATATGTTGAGTAATTATAGTAAACAAATTTACAAGTATTTCTATATTCCcaatataattacattaaaatatatgcaagAAATCATCTGTCATAACTAAATACAAGTTTTGTaaagttacattaaataatgaatacatattttatttataaactctaCAAGATGATCTTAATAACACTATCTATTTAACTCTTATGTCACTTTCAACTATTTCTAGAGAACCATCTGTCCGTTAATGAAAATTCCATGTCTGGGGTACAGGATAATTTGGACAGTAATGATAAGATTGCTGAAGATTCAAAAGATTCTTGGTACAAGGATTTTGAGGAAACTCCTGAACAATTTGATATGGGTGTTGAAGTGGAAGATCCTGATACTGATGTTGAGGACTATGAAGAAACTTATGTgcgcaaaaagaaaaagaaaataagagtgAGTTTTTATAGTGTAAcgaattaataatctttaaatgactttttttcgaGAAAGGGCTTCTTAAGAAACGCCACTAGTATTTTTATCCGAAAAGAATCTGTTCTTGCTGCTTTGTATGCAGAGATGATTGTGTTCAGGAAGAATTCTGGATTTTTTGCTAACCACTATCCAGAAGTTACCGGAAATCTAAGGTctagaagtttcaagaaatcatcgatcacatttatgtctaaaaattcttgcatattttattaaaatattagaactataatttataattgacatctctttcatttataaatattttttttgtggggGAGGGGGGATAATAAATGTGAATAgacataaaagtaaacttatatatttaaagtaaacataagaaatataaaagtaaacttattcatttaaattatgctgcatataatttatttgcaatttcatgtttttgaaatatcaatgatttaaatttatgaagacaattttttgaaatgcgtcattaatgattttactcgaaattttctggatttttgagttgggctcacaatcacccctgtgtATGTCAGTCAGTATAATTTGTGTcaaacaaatcatttttatgcatttttaaagctgtccctaaaagaaagaaagaacattaGCAGAAGTAAAATCacctttcaattaaatttaaaatattatctctaAAAGTTAATTTGTCCATATTAATCCAAGATTCTGATaaccttttaaatttgttttagagtAGTAGAGGACGGAAAAGAGCTGACCGGTATGACTACACTGACTTAGAAAAGCCATATGTCTGTGAAAGtaagtttattaaatgtatttatttaattggccAGCATAAAAAGTATGTCGTattatacgagggttgtaaattaaatagtggcaacttaaccttaaAACTCAAAGAAGGGCGGGCCTGCGCAAATAGGATATGGGAGCGGTGAGGTGGtgctgttgtcgatgtgtagagtgcaaaaaacatTCGATCTGCTTGAaagggtagttgttgtgtggcgttaaagtgaggagtttcgtttccatcgctctaaagcatgctttcaaaaggcttaatgacgaaaaaagaCGAGATGTTTGAACACATCTTGCTACTGTCCTATACGGTAAAGTATTCGCGCCACAGGCTTCCACTAATCCTCGATagcattctgttgcatttttgccaCGGGCAACCTCGATTTTAAGCCACGACCGCTGATCACCATTTGAAagcatgctttagagcgatggaaacgaaactcctcactttaacgccacacaacaactacccttctaagcagatggactgttttttgcactctacacatcgacaacagtgCCACCTCACCGCTCCCATATCTTATTTGCGCATGCCCacccttctgtgagtttcatggttaagttgccactatttaatttacaaccctcatattattttgtaatttaatatgagAGTAAAGTAAGGCattctaaatattgattttatgccCAAACGTTGTTGATCAATGACAAGTTGACTTGCCATGATTAAATAGCGTTTGAGCATGAAAAAACTAACTTGTCACTATTAGAAAGCACATAAAGTGTCACTGAACACCCAATGTGTACATCTACACTCACACTGAATCTAAATACATTACTTTAaaccttcttttttaattagagataaggaaaaaaattttgattagccATCTTCCAtgttcacttaattttttatatttgttgtttAGATACTGAATACACTTTAGCAAAATATAGTTACAATAAATGTGATTATCttagtagaaaaattaaatgacattGTTAATATCTTTAATcaattaacatgaaaaatttgcttttgagaaatttgcaaacttaatattttattgcattcatCTGACAATGCTTTATTTGTTATctaagaaatagaaataataaagaatttaatatgtggaatagttttgaaacagtcacctattaaaaatgcttggctttaaaaaataaaaaaaaactttgttgtctaatttaaaactgttctttttattattatttttttttcactaaatttttttgaatgtttgtAGTTCCAACCTAATCTTTCAccctaattttttgaaaaaattggaaattgcCGCTTAACGGATTTCGGGAAGTAGCTTCTTGATTTTACATGAGATGgcttttcttaaatgtttcagAAGTAAATTGGAAATTGACATTTTAGAGTTGAGATTTCTTAAAACATGAACgtttgtgcttaattttttttaaaaaagtatgaattaatgaacttttcattatttaaacatttaacaaatacatttagaaatcttatgtgatttaaatttgtcattccaaaattatatattttatctctttatcatttaatttaaaaatggttgAAATCAGAAATTCAATTATCTCAGATTTGTTAAACATAATAAAGATGAGgatcatataataatttatattggaCAAAGATATTAaggttttcaataattttgaggTTAGAATACTCAttgtaattttacttgaaaattattgaaaaatgttttaaatcattccattaaagaaatactaaaaaatggaaattttagtaaaaaaatttaatatggagGCATTCACTAATCTACATgtgtaatatgaatttatttaggGTTTTCTTAGATTGTTAAATTTTCTATGCATTTTTATCAATTCAGTATGATCTATAATTATTGTAAtcttgtttataattttgttaagtaagcatttataataactagtgtaaatttttacataaatttagaaatatattttttttttttgcaaaaattaataatataattagtattttaaaaaatagagtaagaaactctttattaaatatatttaaaattgcgagtaacgcattttttttatgactaataaaatcaataattgagTTCTTTGCCCCaagctagttattttatcatgttttcaaaagtgtgaacaattttggtattttgttaatttaatctaTAATAACATTCAGtaggaagaaaataattttcttagcatgcatatcttaataattatatttattttttctttatttttaagttctttaaaatacttataataataaaaaataccaaaacttttaataaactttaaaactacaaaaacttATATTCCCACAAAATTGTTAAACTTTTTGCTTAATCCCTCTAGCGAGACGTTTACATACATGTGATTCTTTCGATTTGGCTGATTTTCTCCAGAATATTTGGGATCTCTTAATATCTTATTCttacgattttaatatcaaatattgattttccTACTTATCTGATGTAAAAGTTCCGCATAACAACTTGTATTCacacgatttaaaaatcatacatcgAGTTTCCTATTCACtcgatttaaaaatccaatattgcaATTTGTATTTACGCATTTTTAAAACCCGATATCAAGAAGTTGAAGCTAATCTCCTCTGGTAGGGTTCTCTATCAGATTGTTATTATtcacgcaagtttaaaatccaattttgcAATTCATGTTCacgcttttttaaaatccaatgttgCGATTTGTATTCACGCGGTTGTAAACAGCGAGTTTcgtttttatacataattgaaAAACTACGCAATTGCAATTTGTATTTGTGTGATCTagaaattatgcatcgtgattcagattcaaaaagtttatattgCAATGTGTATTTTTTCGTTTCTAAAATGCATTATCGCAATTCTTGGgaagtaagttttttcttgaattagttactataaaggtgtgatatttttcaattataaatgttagttaaaaaaaatttaaatacgaaaCATGCATAGTATATAAAttgacattgttttttttttgcaatgtaacATTCCTTTGTTTTTTCACTTTGtgtcacaatcacccctgccaACCTCATATAGGTAcctaaaagtgtttttaaggCACTTATTCTGGTTTTTATGTAGAATGATCAGCTTATGTCTCGATAATGTTAAGTGTCTTTAcattcctttatttaaatatgtatttaccattgagtttagatttaataagaatctagaggaaaaaattataattacatttcgCCTTTAATGAACTTATTGAATGTTTCACTacctttaaatatgttttgaaaaaattgttgagACTCCTCTGTATCAACTCAACGATTCTTTGTCGTaatattgcttcttttttttttactgattttaaaataatagatatgaTGGATTACTTCCATTATTTGTTGCCAATGATCTGGTGTTATTCCGATTCACTGGCTGCAGATGGTATGTTGATAGTAGTAGACTATTAATAAGTACTAAACACATACCAGCCAATTTACCTATTTTTAACGAAGAATCCTGTATTTTacgactatctcctgtttacccgTATATTCTCCaatttctcaatatttgttgaagaaattttttttaaacaatttttgccgataaaatattcactgatggcaaaaatacttctcctattctattcctcaacagatggtgctattgccagtactgcagtatgttgagtgtttGTAGTTTAAGTAAGTATAAATAAtggtttcaaaaaaatctttagagtaaaatttatgtacatATTTCTTACTTTGCTAAAAGTGAGTGCttataatatttctctttttgacttacgtgattatgcatgatgtatcaaTACTTTACGTGTAGCCTGAAAAATTTCGCTagtaaaatttcctttattttatttatccaatgttggcaggtatgcaaacattttctatttctttatactttttattacaataatctAACCAGTTCTCTGATTCAAACACGTTCTCGTAATAAATGAgttaaactgtattaaatatttgattgcaGTCTGTGGAGCCCGGTATAAAACTAGGCCTGGTTTGTCCTACCATTATAGTCATGGCCATAACAATGACTCTACAGATAACACAGAGGAGGAAACAAATTATACACCACCAAAACCAACTGTGTCAGCTCCCCCTCCTCCAGCTCCCAACCCAGTCGTCAACACTCCTGTTGCTGCACCACCTCCACCTCCGTCTATGCAGCCATCCATGTCTTCGTGGCCAGGGCCATCCAGCGAAGATGGGCCATTAAGTATGCATTATTATTGTACTCTAAACATTACATTATAAacgataaaatttatacaagatGCCATAGtttctgttattaaaattatttttaaaatggattaacatgatttttaaaactgtatagaATGTAGTTCAAAGCCTCTCTTTGTTAATATGATGAAAGTAAAAGGGTCTTATTcctcaatttattattatgcttacgataaaatttaactttaagcaTATCTTAACAATTATAGTAGTCTCTACTCTTTTCTAAATGtggaatttcaatattttctccttagattttttttttttttgaatatttattaattttttcaatattttatctgtaaaaaattggaaattttatagctattatgttaattagctaaaaaatatttatttattattattattgtaactaaatttgaaagtttagtTGTCTTGAATTAATTAAGCTGTGCTGTTATGTCTTTGACATTATAATGTAATTGTATTTCTTGAACATATGTTTTTAGGTTTTTTCCTTTGGAATTTGATgcagtgcaaaatattttttctaaatatatgtatgatttttgtttgtttttgttatgtGACAATTCAGCTATGAGCAGCTTTATATTTCGCATCATAAATGATCTAATTATGGTGGAAAACAGATCgcggaaaaaaaatcagataggTTTGTAGCATTAACAAAAGAAGCTTTGTggaattcttatttttgttaattttttaaaattagcaatagttctaaggaaaaaaatctttatcaaaataaattatttaatgtagtgcttgtttaaaaaaagtattcatagtaaatattcaaatcttcaatagaaaataaattatttagaaaaatactgGGCTTTTGTATATTAATTGTGTTTATTTGGGAGAAAGAGAGTTGTggcttttttctatttttgaatgacttttgaaaagtaataattttattaggtaatttttttacttttgtgttATTGAAGAATATGAGTCACAACTatctaaaatgcatttaatatctttaactgttcaaaattacacCGAAGTCTACCattactggctgcggtcagtaagcgggggGTGACCACTTCAACCAGCCTGCGTCAAGCCTGAGGGTGCCGATAGCGGTCttctttaaactgttctactgcaAAGTTCTTGACTTTACACGTAcctcgtcgggctaccaaaagAGAAgtagccatcccctctgcagaggatcaaaattctgatggcatgtcttcggatcatcctgggagatgtttccctgaccgtcttgcagctctagtgcgatttaaataaaatacctatctacctcaaaattataatgaaattttttttgttattgaagaatttttatggCTATCTTAAAAGCATTTAGCAtctattcaaaattagaaggaacttttttttaacttgtgtGTTATTGAAGAATATGTTGCAAGCATCTAAACTGAATCTTATACTATTCCAATTTATTGTGAactttttgttatgaaataattttcacaacTATCTAAAATGAATCtttcattattcaaattataatttaatttataaatttcatttaatccaTCGTAAATGGCAAGTTCTCGCAATTTCTCGAAACATGaacattttcaaagaatttgaaaattcacaATCAACTGGGATTATATTttgggagaaaaaattattatattttttttcccttattatattttgggagaaaaaattttttacatttcaattctTAATGCATACAAATCTATAtgtgtgtaaatttttaaattactattatacTGATGTTAatttgaactataaaatttttcatatttaactcCAGAAATCTCAGGGAATTTGCTTTATAAGTGCTTTCTTTCATTTCTCAATTTCAAAAAGGtccattattttatatgtaagaatattttatagtatgtGGGGGGTCCTTTTTCCCTCTGCAAAATCAGGGCATTGTTATTAGTAGAGGAATTCACTTCCGACATGGTTTGTAAGAAAAGCACTTTTCCTCCCCATGCCTGGCCGCCATGGGAGAAATCCTTAATTGAAGTGGAGGAAAAGTATCATGCAAACCCCGTTCTCGTTGTAATCtatggagagagaaaaaaggaGCTCTTCTACAAATAGGTAGCACATGTTTGGTCAATTAGTGCAGTGTGGTAACTCGTCGCTTATGCCATATTAAagcaagcttttttttaaaaatgaaatgacaaGGCTGTTCCTCTATAAAGTTTACAGGAAGTTGAAATTCAAACTATTGTTTTAagcattgttataaatttattctaatagacctttattttttttaatgaaaaattttttttctctgtgaaactttttttttttttttgtaggacCCACTCGAatatgttctcataacaaagaTAACTTTTAGCGTTAGTActgttaaatgtatgtttttattaaattcaagttgaaatttaactgtggacaataatttttattgatttttaaatttggatataattttaagcccaaaattttactatagcaaaattgtttttgaaccaatggaaaaaatataaatagaagtTTAGcagtcataaatgatttttatttgtggtgacaatttttgaaaatattttcttactttacctTATTtatgtgttgattttttaatataatttttaattttcacaaaacttagAAAGACCCCTGAAAATAGAGTGCATAAAACCTACTTTTAGTTATGTTTACATTCATTGTAACAATGTAcaaaaatcaattgttttataTACATACGAATTGTTGCTCATAACTGGAGTTATCGCatgcataaaatttctttacactgTCTGTTATTTACAGTATCTCTTTTTCTCTCTACAATTAAAGCTTGCATTTTCAGGAGCCTAAGCTCTTTCTCTTCTTCAGGTGGGTTGTGCATGCTACACTATGTTTTGTGTATTAGTTTTTAGTACACCTTTCCTTGCATGTCAATGTTGACCTCACAcaaacttgttattttaaacttcttcaTAAGGActcaattttattgttttttctaagCAATTGGGATTTCCAACGCAGTGCAGTAGAAGATCTATAAACCATAATTCCAGGGATGATGCAGCTGCGGCGAAGCACaccgaaacatattttttgcgtaatttagcaacaaaatgccatattttatactttcttgCAGGATTTGTGAttcttttgatttgattttatttaaattggatttttttgatttttattcaaatacactgtaagaactttgatttatgat
The nucleotide sequence above comes from Parasteatoda tepidariorum isolate YZ-2023 chromosome 6, CAS_Ptep_4.0, whole genome shotgun sequence. Encoded proteins:
- the LOC107452497 gene encoding zinc finger protein ubi-d4 encodes the protein MADDTLNVRTEYLERLKSILNDSFYKDAMEHAASYNTRLCLERKMRLPFLDQQTGVAQSDCALWMHKWQRMPGKIDGQLYSYPARRWKKKRRQYLMNNFYLTRRLKEVENNESENHLSVNENSMSGVQDNLDSNDKIAEDSKDSWYKDFEETPEQFDMGVEVEDPDTDVEDYEETYVRKKKKKIRSSRGRKRADRYDYTDLEKPYVCEICGARYKTRPGLSYHYSHGHNNDSTDNTEEETNYTPPKPTVSAPPPPAPNPVVNTPVAAPPPPPSMQPSMSSWPGPSSEDGPLTPRPTSEKGGTLPSTYCDFCLGDSIENKKTRMPEELVSCADCGRSAHPTCLQFTPNMTASVKKYRWQCIECKSCGICGTSDNDDQLLFCDDCDRGYHMYCLTPPLSEPPEGVLSLFKLCLVF